One genomic segment of Cervus canadensis isolate Bull #8, Minnesota chromosome 14, ASM1932006v1, whole genome shotgun sequence includes these proteins:
- the LOC122453043 gene encoding interferon omega-1-like has protein sequence MAKIYLLVAGVMLCSIPACSLDNKEISRHLRQMKTIPSQSCLEHRHDFKFPWRRENITSILMTQGTCYHQVMLQQIFNLFTTESSWGAWNSALLDKLLSSLGQSLEKLGEVTLDCPDLAIDVQKYFQGIHLYLKGKAYSPCAWEVVRVEIEKCLSLM, from the coding sequence ATGGCCAAGATCTATCTGCTAGTGGCAGGAGTCATGCTCTGCTCCATCCCTGCTTGTTCTCTTGACAACAAAGAAATCTCCAGACATTTGAGACAGATGAAAACGATCCCCTCTCAGTCATGCCTAGAGCACAGACACGACTTCAAGTTTCCTTGGAGAAGAGAGAATATCACCTCAATCCTGATGACTCAAGGCACTTGTTATCACCAAGTGATGCTCCAGCAGATCTTCAACCTCTTCACCACGGAGAGCAGCTGGGGTGCTTGGAACAGCGCCCTCCTCGACAAACTACTCTCCAGCCTGGGTCAGAGCCTGGAAAAGCTGGGAGAAGTGACTCTGGATTGTCCCGATTTGGCAATTGATGTCCAGAAGTATTTCCAAGGAATCCATCTCTACTTGAAGGGAAAGGCATACAGCCCCTGTGCCTGGGAGGTTGTCAGGGTGGAAATTGAAAAGTGCCTTTCCCTCATGTAA